Proteins found in one Microbacterium sp. LWS13-1.2 genomic segment:
- a CDS encoding ABC transporter ATP-binding protein, translating to MISSSPTAPLLEVEDLEVTFDLPNGPLKAVNGISFDLRPGQILGIVGESGSGKSVTSRAIMRMIRHPGRVTGGSVRLRGKDVVSLTEQQMLDVRGKEIAMIFQDPQAALNPVMRVKDQITEAMLIHDVDAKTAQARAIELLGKVGIPEPEVAAEKYPHQFSGGMRQRVVIAIALANNPSVLIADEPTTALDVTIQAQILDLLRRLRDDLGVAILFITHDMGVVAELCDDVVVMYRGDIVERGPVRKVLADPSEPYTIGLMAAIPKMDSPLRDDAPDERNSPVLEVEGLRVDVNTRRRSMFRPPVPFFAVDGVSLSVAPGETLALVGESGCGKSTLSRTIVGINKVTEGDIRVDGRSILELSAEDRRKVARSVQYVFQDPYSSLNPRRTAGQSLEEALRIAGVPGRQVRERSIELLERVSLGPDYLDRYPWAFSGGQRQRIGIARALASNPRLLILDEPVSALDVSIQAQILDLLRNLQEEFNLAFLFISHDLAVVREISHRVAVMYKGQIVETGTTEQIFGAPQDDYTRTLLSATPDLDKAIA from the coding sequence ATGATCAGTTCAAGCCCCACGGCGCCGCTGTTGGAGGTCGAGGACCTCGAGGTGACCTTCGACCTGCCGAACGGTCCGCTCAAGGCGGTCAACGGAATCTCCTTCGATCTGCGCCCCGGACAGATCCTGGGCATCGTCGGCGAGTCCGGCTCCGGGAAGTCGGTGACCTCGCGGGCCATCATGCGGATGATCCGGCATCCAGGCCGGGTGACCGGCGGGAGCGTGCGCCTCCGTGGCAAGGATGTCGTCTCCCTCACCGAGCAGCAGATGCTCGACGTGCGCGGCAAAGAGATCGCGATGATCTTCCAGGACCCGCAGGCCGCGCTCAACCCGGTGATGCGTGTGAAAGACCAGATCACCGAGGCGATGCTCATCCACGACGTGGATGCCAAGACCGCCCAGGCGCGTGCGATCGAACTCCTTGGGAAGGTCGGCATCCCCGAGCCTGAAGTCGCCGCCGAAAAGTATCCGCACCAGTTCTCCGGCGGCATGCGACAGCGTGTGGTTATCGCGATCGCGCTCGCCAACAACCCGTCGGTGCTCATCGCCGATGAACCCACCACCGCGCTCGATGTGACGATCCAGGCGCAGATCCTCGATCTGCTGCGTCGCCTTCGCGATGACCTCGGGGTCGCAATCCTCTTCATCACGCACGACATGGGTGTCGTCGCCGAGCTGTGCGACGACGTCGTCGTGATGTACCGCGGCGATATCGTGGAGCGCGGCCCCGTCCGCAAGGTGCTGGCCGATCCCAGCGAGCCGTACACGATCGGTCTGATGGCGGCCATCCCGAAGATGGACTCGCCGTTGCGGGATGACGCTCCAGATGAACGGAATTCGCCTGTACTGGAGGTCGAAGGCTTGCGCGTCGACGTGAACACGCGACGGCGCAGCATGTTCCGACCGCCCGTGCCGTTCTTCGCCGTCGACGGGGTCAGTCTCTCGGTGGCACCAGGTGAGACTCTCGCCCTCGTCGGGGAATCCGGGTGCGGCAAATCGACCCTCTCGCGAACCATCGTAGGAATCAACAAGGTCACGGAGGGCGATATCCGAGTCGACGGCCGTTCGATCCTGGAGCTGAGCGCCGAAGACCGTCGAAAGGTCGCCCGCAGCGTCCAGTACGTCTTCCAAGACCCCTACTCTTCACTGAACCCACGTCGTACCGCCGGACAGAGCCTCGAGGAGGCCCTGCGGATCGCCGGCGTACCGGGCAGGCAGGTGCGGGAGAGGAGTATCGAACTGCTCGAGCGCGTGAGCCTCGGTCCCGACTACCTCGACCGGTACCCGTGGGCGTTCTCGGGCGGTCAGCGTCAGCGCATCGGCATCGCGCGGGCCCTTGCATCGAATCCTCGCCTCCTCATCCTCGATGAGCCGGTGTCGGCGCTCGACGTGTCTATCCAGGCCCAGATCCTGGACCTCCTGCGAAACCTGCAGGAGGAGTTCAACCTGGCGTTCCTCTTCATCTCCCACGACCTCGCCGTGGTCCGCGAGATCAGCCATCGCGTCGCCGTGATGTACAAGGGACAGATCGTGGAGACGGGAACGACCGAGCAGATCTTCGGCGCCCCGCAGGACGACTACACCCGGACGCTGTTGTCGGCGACGCCGGATCTCGACAAGGCGATCGCCTGA